A DNA window from Rhodococcus sp. Z13 contains the following coding sequences:
- a CDS encoding dipeptide ABC transporter ATP-binding protein → MTLLEVRDLQVAYGTVREPVVAVDGVDLTVARGEVVAVVGESGSGKSTTAQAIIGLLTGTGRVTAGSVTFDGTRLNDLSERAFERIRGARIGFVPQDPTTSLNPVVRVGDQVAEVLRIHGLADRRTARIETLRILTEAGLDDPELRAKQYPQELSGGQRQRVLIGIALACRPDLVIADEPTSALDVTVQRRILDHLDTRIAETGAAVLLITHDLGVAADRADRIVVMKNGRVVETGPATQVLADPQHEYTRSLIAAAPSLADAPARPAPREAKPILSVSHVSKTFRIDRRSALHAVRDVSFDVPRGGTLSLVGESGSGKSTVSRIAIRLETPTAGQVRFDGEDITGLRGGALRALRRRVQLVHQNPYASLDPKLRIRDIVAEPLDAFGVGTRAERAEHVARLLDQVALSSAHLDRRPAELSGGQRQRVAIARALALRPDLLVLDEPVSALDVSVQAQILDLLTSLQAELGLSYLFISHDLAVVRQISDTVAVMRAGRVVEYGSTTDIFDNPQHEYTRTLLDAIPGKVHHVR, encoded by the coding sequence ATGACCCTGCTCGAGGTCCGCGACCTGCAGGTCGCCTACGGAACGGTCCGCGAACCGGTGGTCGCGGTGGACGGCGTCGACCTCACCGTCGCGCGCGGCGAGGTGGTCGCGGTGGTCGGCGAATCCGGCTCCGGCAAATCCACCACCGCCCAGGCGATCATCGGCCTGCTCACCGGCACCGGCCGCGTCACCGCCGGGTCGGTGACCTTCGACGGCACCCGCCTGAACGACCTGTCCGAGCGTGCCTTCGAACGTATCCGCGGCGCCCGCATCGGTTTCGTCCCGCAGGATCCCACCACCTCGCTCAATCCCGTCGTCCGCGTCGGCGACCAGGTCGCCGAGGTGCTGCGCATCCACGGCCTCGCCGACCGGCGCACCGCGAGGATCGAGACGCTGCGCATCCTCACCGAGGCCGGACTCGACGATCCGGAGCTACGCGCCAAGCAGTATCCGCAGGAACTGTCCGGTGGGCAGCGACAGCGCGTGCTCATCGGTATCGCCCTCGCGTGCCGACCGGACCTCGTCATCGCCGACGAACCCACCAGCGCCCTCGACGTGACGGTCCAGCGACGCATCCTCGACCACCTCGACACCCGGATCGCCGAGACCGGCGCCGCCGTCCTGCTCATCACCCACGACCTGGGTGTCGCCGCCGACCGCGCCGACCGCATCGTCGTCATGAAGAACGGGCGCGTGGTCGAAACCGGTCCGGCCACACAGGTCCTCGCCGACCCGCAGCACGAGTACACCCGCTCGCTCATCGCCGCGGCACCGAGCCTCGCGGATGCCCCGGCCCGCCCCGCCCCGCGCGAGGCGAAGCCGATCCTGTCGGTCTCGCACGTGTCGAAGACCTTCCGCATCGACCGCAGGTCGGCGCTGCACGCCGTGCGCGACGTGTCGTTCGACGTTCCCCGCGGCGGCACCCTGTCGCTGGTGGGGGAGTCCGGGTCCGGTAAGTCCACGGTCTCCCGCATCGCGATCCGGCTCGAGACCCCCACCGCCGGACAGGTGCGGTTCGACGGGGAGGACATCACCGGCCTGCGCGGTGGCGCCCTGCGGGCGCTGCGCCGCCGGGTGCAGCTCGTGCACCAGAACCCCTATGCCTCCCTCGATCCGAAGCTGCGGATCCGCGACATCGTCGCCGAACCGCTGGACGCCTTCGGGGTCGGCACCCGCGCCGAACGCGCCGAGCACGTCGCGCGGTTGCTCGACCAGGTGGCGTTGTCGTCGGCGCATCTCGACCGCCGGCCCGCGGAACTGTCCGGCGGGCAGCGGCAGCGCGTCGCCATCGCCCGGGCCCTGGCGCTGCGGCCCGACCTGCTCGTGCTCGACGAACCGGTCTCCGCCCTGGACGTGTCGGTGCAGGCGCAGATCCTCGACCTGCTCACCTCGCTGCAGGCCGAACTCGGCCTGAGCTACCTGTTCATCTCCCACGACCTCGCGGTCGTCCGGCAGATCAGCGACACCGTCGCCGTGATGCGGGCCGGTCGCGTCGTCGAATACGGCTCCACCACAGATATCTTCGACAACCCCCAGCACGAGTACACGAGAACGTTGCTCGATGCGATTCCCGGGAAGGTCCATCATGTCCGATAG
- a CDS encoding ABC transporter permease, with protein MLRYLGSRILQAVGVLWAAFTVSFAVLYLLPSDPVSIAAGADAGTPVDAAAIEQLQSRYGLDQPVWVQYWHALSNAVRGDLGMSISTGQQVTDAIAAALPSTLVLAVTALVLAVVLGTALAVLATYTRLGWLRNLLLCLPPLGVAVPTFWVGLLLLQLFSFRLRLFPAFGDQGIAHVILPAVTLALPTGAVIAQVLATSLQTTWRQPFIEAARAKGASRLRIQTRHALKLSSIPAFTIAGVVVGNLLAGSVVVETVFSRSGIGRLTQTAVMTQDIPVVQGIVVFSATVFVLVNLAVDLLYPLIDPRITHGGTASGESRGTASSESRGTASGGQNAADETLLEVEARV; from the coding sequence GTGCTGCGTTACCTCGGATCCCGCATACTCCAGGCCGTCGGTGTGCTCTGGGCGGCGTTCACGGTGTCGTTCGCGGTGCTCTACCTGCTGCCGTCCGACCCGGTGAGCATCGCCGCCGGTGCCGACGCCGGGACCCCGGTCGACGCCGCCGCGATCGAACAGCTCCAGTCCCGCTACGGCCTCGATCAGCCGGTGTGGGTGCAGTACTGGCACGCACTGAGCAACGCGGTCCGGGGTGACCTCGGCATGTCCATCTCGACCGGGCAGCAGGTGACCGATGCGATCGCCGCCGCCCTGCCGAGCACCCTCGTCCTCGCCGTGACCGCCCTGGTCCTGGCGGTGGTACTCGGCACGGCACTGGCCGTCCTCGCCACCTACACCCGCCTCGGGTGGCTGCGGAACCTGTTGCTCTGCCTGCCGCCGCTCGGTGTGGCGGTACCGACCTTCTGGGTGGGTCTGCTCCTGTTGCAACTGTTCTCGTTCCGACTCCGGCTCTTTCCGGCCTTCGGAGACCAGGGCATCGCACACGTGATCCTTCCCGCCGTCACCCTCGCCCTGCCCACCGGTGCGGTGATCGCCCAGGTCCTCGCGACCAGCCTGCAGACCACCTGGCGGCAGCCGTTCATCGAGGCGGCCCGCGCGAAGGGTGCGTCCCGGTTGCGGATCCAGACGCGGCACGCCCTGAAACTGTCGAGCATCCCGGCGTTCACCATCGCCGGGGTCGTCGTCGGCAACCTGCTGGCCGGCTCCGTGGTGGTCGAGACCGTCTTCTCCCGCAGCGGGATCGGGCGACTCACCCAGACAGCGGTGATGACACAGGACATTCCGGTCGTGCAGGGCATCGTCGTGTTCTCGGCGACGGTGTTCGTGCTCGTGAACCTCGCCGTCGACCTGCTCTATCCCCTCATCGACCCGCGCATCACCCACGGCGGCACGGCATCGGGTGAGAGCCGTGGCACGGCATCGAGCGAGAGCCGTGGCACGGCGTCGGGTGGGCAGAACGCTGCCGACGAGACCCTGCTGGAGGTCGAGGCCCGTGTCTGA
- a CDS encoding LLM class flavin-dependent oxidoreductase has product MSDSSELLLAVEFAGTGVHPASWRRDDSRAEELFTPRYWADLVGAADRAGADFAFFPDTFGVVSGENTVRGRLEAIGLAARLTTATSRIGLIPTATVTHTEPFHVAKAIQTIDHTTLGRAGWEVAVTPGVVELFGRKDEQDTASLWAEAHEAAEVAARLWDSWEDDAEIRDVATGRFIDRDKVHYIDFVGEYFSVKGSSIVPRSPQGQPLVAVTVTGEETLEFAVQRADLVRIRATDLAAAADLATRIRTRAEDRRIFVLLDVDVLLGDDAAADLARLEQWAGEPYRSDTLVHSGTPASLLEFLSGVSGVDGVTVRPLALAATVERLVEDVLPVLRPAVAPATGTLRDRLGLPRPANRFVAAH; this is encoded by the coding sequence ATGTCCGATAGTTCAGAATTGTTGCTGGCCGTCGAGTTCGCGGGCACCGGCGTCCACCCCGCGTCGTGGCGCCGCGACGACTCCCGCGCCGAGGAGTTGTTCACCCCCCGCTACTGGGCCGACCTCGTCGGCGCCGCCGACCGGGCGGGAGCCGACTTCGCCTTCTTCCCCGACACCTTCGGTGTCGTCTCGGGCGAGAACACCGTGCGCGGCCGGCTCGAAGCGATCGGGCTCGCCGCGCGCCTGACCACCGCGACCTCCCGCATCGGCCTGATCCCCACCGCGACCGTCACCCACACCGAACCCTTCCACGTCGCCAAGGCGATCCAGACGATCGACCACACCACCCTCGGTCGCGCCGGCTGGGAGGTCGCGGTGACGCCGGGCGTCGTGGAGTTGTTCGGCCGCAAGGACGAACAGGACACCGCATCGTTGTGGGCGGAGGCGCACGAGGCCGCCGAGGTCGCGGCGCGACTGTGGGACAGCTGGGAGGACGACGCCGAGATCCGAGACGTCGCCACCGGCCGCTTCATCGACCGCGACAAGGTCCACTACATCGACTTCGTCGGCGAGTACTTCTCCGTCAAGGGCTCGTCGATCGTGCCGCGCTCGCCGCAGGGACAACCGCTGGTCGCGGTGACGGTCACCGGTGAGGAGACCCTCGAGTTCGCGGTGCAACGCGCCGATCTCGTGCGTATCCGGGCCACGGACCTCGCGGCCGCCGCCGACCTCGCCACCCGCATCCGGACGCGGGCCGAGGACCGGCGCATCTTCGTGCTGCTCGACGTCGACGTGCTGCTCGGCGACGACGCCGCGGCCGACCTCGCCCGGCTCGAACAGTGGGCCGGGGAGCCCTACCGCTCCGACACCCTCGTACACTCCGGCACGCCCGCGAGCCTGCTCGAATTCCTCTCCGGCGTCAGCGGAGTGGACGGGGTGACCGTGCGCCCGCTCGCGCTGGCCGCCACGGTGGAACGCCTCGTCGAGGACGTCCTGCCCGTCCTGCGCCCCGCGGTGGCACCGGCCACCGGCACCCTCCGCGACCGGCTCGGTCTGCCCCGTCCCGCCAACCGCTTCGTCGCCGCTCACTGA
- a CDS encoding NtaA/DmoA family FMN-dependent monooxygenase (This protein belongs to a clade of FMN-dependent monooxygenases, within a broader family of flavin-dependent oxidoreductases, the luciferase-like monooxygenase (LMM) family, some of whose members use coenzyme F420 rather than FMN.) yields MSRNTVRKQIHLAAHFPGVNNTTVWADPESRSQIDFSSFLHLARTAERGRFDFFFLAEGLRLREHRGRIHDLDVVGRPDTLTVLEALAGATTHLGLAGTINTTFNEPYELAKQFATLDHLSGGRAAWNLVTSPDAFTGENFRRGGFLEYSQRYVRAAEVVDVTRQLWDSWAEHAPVIDREAGVFAADTDITPFDVHTTQFDITGRFEVPRSPQGHPVLLQAGDSDEGREFGAAKADAIFSRHGTLEEGRAFYTDVKNRLAKYGRSWDDLKILPAATFVLGDTPEEAEERARHIRLQQVGPQTAIAFLEQVWGKDLSAYDPDGPLPDVEPEDNVIITRGRVRHAKDPLAVARQWKAKTDAENLSIRELIIEVTARQQFVGTPQQVADEIDLYVQTDASDGFILVPHLTPGGLDEFVDTVVPLLQERGSFRTDYDSSTLRGHLNLRDPHTVTEGARAS; encoded by the coding sequence GTGTCCCGCAACACCGTTCGCAAGCAGATCCATCTCGCCGCGCACTTCCCGGGCGTCAACAACACCACCGTGTGGGCCGACCCGGAATCGAGGAGCCAGATCGACTTCTCGTCGTTCCTGCACCTCGCTCGCACCGCCGAGCGCGGCCGGTTCGACTTCTTCTTCCTCGCCGAGGGCCTGCGGCTGCGTGAGCACCGCGGCCGCATCCACGACCTCGACGTCGTGGGCCGCCCCGACACCCTCACCGTGCTCGAGGCCCTCGCCGGCGCCACCACCCATCTCGGTCTGGCCGGCACCATCAACACCACCTTCAACGAGCCCTACGAACTGGCCAAGCAGTTCGCCACCCTCGACCACCTCTCCGGTGGCCGCGCCGCGTGGAACCTCGTGACGTCGCCGGATGCGTTCACCGGCGAGAACTTCCGCCGCGGCGGCTTCCTCGAGTACTCGCAGCGCTACGTCCGCGCCGCCGAGGTGGTCGACGTGACCCGGCAGCTGTGGGACAGCTGGGCCGAGCACGCCCCGGTGATCGACCGGGAGGCCGGGGTCTTCGCCGCCGACACCGATATCACACCGTTCGACGTCCACACCACCCAGTTCGACATCACCGGACGCTTCGAGGTGCCGCGCAGCCCGCAGGGCCACCCGGTGCTGCTGCAGGCCGGCGACTCCGACGAGGGCCGCGAATTCGGCGCCGCCAAGGCCGACGCCATCTTCAGCCGCCACGGCACCCTCGAGGAGGGCCGTGCCTTCTACACCGACGTCAAGAACCGCCTCGCCAAGTACGGGCGCAGCTGGGACGACCTGAAGATCCTGCCCGCCGCGACCTTCGTCCTCGGCGACACCCCCGAGGAGGCGGAGGAACGCGCCCGGCACATCCGCCTGCAGCAGGTGGGCCCGCAGACCGCCATCGCCTTCCTCGAACAGGTCTGGGGCAAGGACCTGTCGGCCTACGACCCCGACGGCCCACTGCCGGACGTCGAGCCCGAGGACAACGTCATCATCACCCGTGGGCGCGTGCGGCACGCCAAGGATCCGCTCGCCGTCGCCCGGCAGTGGAAGGCCAAGACGGACGCCGAGAACCTCAGCATCCGCGAACTCATCATCGAGGTCACCGCCCGCCAGCAGTTCGTCGGCACCCCGCAGCAGGTCGCCGACGAGATCGACCTCTACGTCCAGACCGACGCGAGCGACGGCTTCATCCTCGTCCCGCATCTCACCCCCGGCGGCCTCGACGAGTTCGTCGACACGGTCGTCCCGCTGCTGCAGGAACGCGGCAGCTTCCGCACCGACTACGACAGCAGCACCCTGCGTGGGCATCTGAACCTGCGCGACCCGCACACCGTCACCGAAGGAGCCCGCGCGTCATGA
- a CDS encoding ABC transporter permease, with protein sequence MSDTLIREPETTRLSPEQFSRKDSRLQHVLSVLRRNLVVAVSALVLLLAVGFALFPSVFASGDPLQGVPADKLQPPSLAHWFGTDNLGRDVYTRVVHGAGLSLTATLVAVGIALVVGSLVGLISGALGGAVDAVLMRIVDVLLSIPALLLSLALVTALGFGTMNVAIAVGVSLVANFARVMRSEVLRVRKALYVEAAFACGVRRHTVLRRHVLRNSYAPVTALAAVEFGMAVLAVSSLSFLGFGAVPPTPEWGSLISEGRNFLAAAWWMTTLPGLVIVAVVLSAHRIGHTIENRSAR encoded by the coding sequence GTGTCTGACACGCTGATCCGCGAACCGGAGACGACCCGTCTCTCCCCGGAACAGTTCTCCCGCAAGGACTCCCGTCTGCAGCACGTGCTGTCGGTGCTGCGCCGCAATCTCGTGGTCGCGGTGTCCGCACTCGTGCTGCTGCTCGCCGTCGGTTTCGCCCTGTTCCCCTCGGTGTTCGCCTCCGGCGACCCGCTGCAGGGGGTACCGGCCGACAAGTTGCAGCCGCCGAGCCTCGCCCACTGGTTCGGCACCGACAATCTCGGCCGCGACGTCTACACCCGCGTCGTGCACGGCGCCGGACTGTCGCTCACCGCGACCCTCGTCGCCGTCGGCATCGCCCTGGTGGTCGGCTCCCTCGTCGGACTGATCTCCGGTGCGCTCGGCGGGGCCGTCGACGCGGTCCTCATGCGCATCGTCGACGTCCTGCTGTCCATCCCGGCGCTGCTGCTCTCCCTCGCACTCGTGACGGCGCTCGGCTTCGGCACGATGAACGTCGCGATCGCCGTCGGCGTGAGCCTGGTCGCGAACTTCGCCCGCGTCATGCGCTCGGAGGTGCTGCGGGTCCGCAAGGCCCTCTACGTGGAGGCGGCGTTCGCGTGCGGTGTCCGCCGGCACACCGTGCTGCGCCGGCACGTGCTGCGCAACTCCTACGCCCCCGTCACCGCGCTGGCCGCTGTCGAGTTCGGCATGGCCGTGCTCGCCGTGTCGTCGCTGAGCTTCCTCGGGTTCGGCGCGGTCCCGCCCACCCCCGAATGGGGATCGCTGATCTCCGAGGGTCGCAACTTCCTCGCCGCCGCGTGGTGGATGACCACCCTGCCCGGCCTGGTCATCGTCGCCGTCGTGCTGTCCGCCCACCGGATCGGCCACACCATCGAGAACAGGAGCGCCCGATGA